GTCAATGGTTAAGATGACCGTCCAGCCCTGCTCTCAGCCAGTCTGAGTCTCATATGAATGATTACCCGGCTGCAACTTCATTCAGAAACTGTTTATCATAGTTATCTTTGATCAGTGTTTAATTTCTGTATCTGCTTTGTGTAAGGAGTACACATTATGGGACACAAAAGCTACAAATTGCggatgttgaaaatctgaaataaaaatagaaaatggtggaaaaactcaacaagtctggcagcatctgtggggagagaaacagagttaacgtttcgagtccatatgacgctTCTTCGGAGCATTTTATGGCAAGTTGTGCTGCTCACCAGAAGCGCTTGGCACTGGCTGCCCAGCCTGAGATCCCTGACCTCTTGTCAATAATAACCCAACAAATCAGTTTCCATTGCTGGGATGGAAGCAGAAATAACTGGGATCTCTCTAAATTTGAGCTGGATGCAAGATGATATATTTACTTGTCAGTGAAACTACGTCAACCCTCTATGGCAATTATGATAAGCACATGAGCCATGCAAATCCGTTGTACTTCACAGAGGCACTGTTGATAATTTAGCAATCAGTCCGTTTTATGACCGAAACCTGGAGGGGTAGTTatatcattaaggatggggacttTTCTCACTGTTGTTCTTCTCTAGCCTTATTTTTTTCTCTATGACAAGGTTATCTGGGTgcatgttgcggttgttgttttTAATGTCTACAGAGGTTGTGCAAACTGACATCCAGTTTCTCTTCATATCCATTATACCCCCCTGATGGATTAATGCCGCATTTTCTGTGCTTCCCACAGTCTGGATGTTTTGAATGCTGGGATGGATCGTAACCCATCCCCTCCACCAAGTTATGAAAGCGATGAAGAGACAACCAGAGTTGATGCAATTGGAAACACGGTCTACAGCAAACACTGGTTGTTCAGCACACTTATGAGGCTGATTGAGGTAACCTTAAACATTGTGTGCTTGTGTGCTGTATGAAAAAATGGAGCTGCTATTTTAAAATTGCTAATGCAGATTACAATTGGACCTTTTGGCACGTCTGAAGACTCTGAGAATGATCCTTGACTCAACCGTGCAAATTGTAAGGCTGTGGGTTGAAATCTTGGCCTGTGCTGAACCACCTAATCTCAGTTAAAGTGGCAtgggggtgtgggtagagggAGAAAGTCAGCCAGAGTTCATGCTGTTGTTCAATGTCAAGTAATCCTTGAgaaaagagggtgtgtgtgcgtatgactGAATTATCTTAACAATTGTGTTCTATGTGATTGAGTAGCCTATTGGTAGGAAGCATATCAAGACCATGGAGAGGATGCAGATGCAGTTGAACCATATCTGTGAGATATCATAATTCTTGTGTTCCAAGCACAGAACTTTTATTGTAGTCTCAGGTTTTCACCGGGGCATCTAACAAGGAAAGGCATGCACAACATAGAGCGAGTGCCAGGGACACGCAAAATATATTAACTGTTTCACTTTCTCAGATTGTCTCCCCAGAAGGTGAAGAGACAGAAGTGGCAGGTTCCAGAGCAGAGACAGAGCTGGATGAAGATCTGGAGAATGAGATTTGTAAAGTGTGGGACATGTCAATGGATGAGGTAATCATAGAGCTCTATGGAGGCCTTAAATATGACGATGATTATTATCTATTTGTGATGCTATCCTACCTATTATTGTGTCCCAACTCTCAAAATCCCTTTTCTATTTGCTTTTCCATGTGTAAATTTCCTTCCCTGGCTCTAAACTCTATCCCTGCAATGAGAGAGCAAGATGAACTAATCTCTAGCTTTGGAGGTAAGTAAGAGGATCTCTTAATCTGAAGCTTCTGATTTTCTACTTCGCTGTTGCTTCACTTTCCTACGGAAGGTTCAAGAGAGATGGGCAACTTGTGTGAAGAATTTACCAGCCCATTATTTTCTCCCTTGCACTGTGGTATGGCACATTGAAAACCCAGATGAACTCTTCAATGAGAAGACTCTGCTTTGGACTGGTAATGTGGAAATTTTGTTTTGCAGTCATAGCTTCACAGTTTATATTCTGGAAAGAACTGATGCTTGCCAGCCCATGTTCCCTAAGATGTAAGTGGCTGGTGCCTCTGACCCTGCAAGATGCAGCAGCTGTTGCTGCACAAGCCTGGCCCTTTGAGCTGCATGGTCACTGCGCTTGATCCTATGAGATGTATGACCACTGCCCCCTGACCCTGTGAGGTgcatggtcactgtcccctaactCAGATGAGTGTCATGATTGCCTGCTCATTAAGCTTTGTGTTTTCTGTTGCAGGATGTTGCTGTATTTCTTCAGGAATTTAATGCTACAGATATTTTGTTAGGGATCATTGGTAAATCCAAATGTCCCCGACTAACGGTGAGTGAAGTGTGCAGTAAGTAAGGGCTTACTTACAATGTTATGCAATGTTATGTCCAGTCAGCTGTATAATAGTCTCAATACTTCTGGTTGTTGGCAGATAGCGTGACCTGCCAATCAAATTTCTCCAGCATAGGTATCTAATCTTAGAATATCACCCATGCCAATCATATCTAGTTTGTAATGATGTTTTCCCCAGTATGAATGTTGGTTATATCTTCTGGCTATTGGGCATAGCAAGTCTCTAGTTTCAATGAGATATGGttcccctctcactgttctatGACTGGGTAATTCGCTGGTGCCCGACTAGCAATTAGTTAGTGTTCTAGATCAAAAAGAAATCTGATTGCCCCTGACAAATCTGGAGGCATCTGCCTGAATGATTTCTACTGACTTGAGCTGAATATCTTTCCTTATTATTTGTCTTGCAGTTCTGTggggaaaataggagcagaacagCAACTTTAAACTATCAGTTTAAAGGTGGCATATTTCACCCTGAAAATACTTTCTCGGgtcacatttctgcagctactgatttgctCAACTGCACCCTAacctccacctttgatgcccTAGTCTCCATTAAAACTATTACACTCTCACCCTGGCTGTTCCCCCAGTATGGGCCTTAAGCCCATGGGATGTAGACTTGAAAGGATATGGTGGACAAGTGGTTTAGCCATCCACTGTCAAATCTGACTGATTCACATATAACATTACTGGCCCCCTTCCACTATTCCAGGACTATCCTGGAATGAAAACCCAACTTCCTGGCTTTTCTGTCCTGCAAACTATctccttaaacccctctcccttGTTTCCTGAACTTTCACCACCAGCAATAAGTGCAAGGGGCTCATGGACTTATTTGTCACTAGGATCAAAACCATCTGTTCAGTTGCCTCTGCCACCTTCCCAGCAGTCCACTGGGTCAAACTTCCCCTGAAGCTCCCCCTTTCCCTAGCCTTGAACTTGCACCTTTCTCCTGTTTCTCTCCTATTTCCCTATATGCCCTCTCTGAGTTCATCTTaaccatgagacccacctcctgctcccttcaCCTTATTCTCTCTAAACGGTTGACCACCCCAATTTCCCCTCCTGGTCTCCATGTTGGTCGATATTGTTAATGGCCCTCTCTTttcaggtgttgtccctctctACTTTAGATCTGTCATCATCATTCCTCTCCTCAACAATCCTTGACCCCACCATCCTTGCAAATAACTGTCCCATCTCCAGCCTTCCAGTCCTCTTAAAAACACTTCAGTGTGTTGTTGCTTCCTAAATCCATGTCCAGAACTCCATTTTTGAATCCCTCAATCCCTCCAATCAAGTTTCTGCCTATGTCAGAGTACTAAAagggctcttatcaaagtcacaaatgacatcctatgtaacTAACCAAAGTAAATTATCCCTCCATCCTTATTGACCTGTTTtacagctgggtgggactgcacttgcTTGGTTCCATTCTGAACCGCACAAAGTTAAGCGCTCCAGAGTATCACCTGCAATGGCCTCTTTTCCTCCTCTtgcattacctctggtgtccgccaaggatctatccttgacctcctatttctcatctatctgctccccctcagcgacatcatccgaaagcacagcattagttttcacatgcatGTTATGACATTAATCTCTACTTCAACATTACCTCTCTTGACTCCCTccgctgttgctaaattatcagacttatctgacatccagtactggatgaacggAAATTCCCTCTAATTGAATACTGGgatgactgaagccattgtttttggtccccgcAACAAAATCTATTCCCAGCTACCAATTCTATcgttctccctggcaacagtctgagactaaatcagACTGTTCATAACCTTGGTGTCGTATTTGACCCTGAGTGACCACATATGCATGCAAACACTAAGGCCTCAATTTTTCAtttctgtaacatcgcccgattTGGTCTCTTTCTCAGCTtgagctgctgaaaccctcatcatgCCATTGTTACCTCTCAGtgtaactattccaatgcaccccTGGCTGGCCTCCCTCATTCTACCCTCTCTAAATCCAACAATCTGTTGCCCTTGCCTTAACTCGCAGCAAGCCCCATTCACctctcacccctgtgctcactgatcttcACCTCTCTGACTCTGaacttctctctttcctccttttatgatactccttaaaacctacttctttgaccaagctttgaccatctgacctaacatctcctaatgtggcttggtgtcatgtttttgttttataatgctcctaagAAGCACCGTGGGAGTTTTATTATGtttaaggtgttatataaatataagttgtttttgttgttgtaaTGTTACACTTTAAAATACTGTGAGGTGCAGATATGTAAGTGGTTAAGTAAAATACATTTGTTTAAACTAAACATGCATTACTCACAGAACAGCATTTCTATGGAGTAGACTcttgggatggggggggtggaaacATGCAGTGATGTGTTAAAAATGAGCTGTATAATTATTTTTCTGGGAATGAGATTAATGCTTATGATTACACTCTGCACAGGGCACCGTTTTCTGCGCTTCTGGTGAGAGAGGGTATTgcctgatttttaaaaagtatttttgaGGATTGGAGAGTATTTTTGCAGAACTTTCCCTTAGGAACTTAAATGGTGGGGCAGAATTCACTCTTGGGTAGTGTGTAAACGGAGGAAGGAGTTATCTTCAGACAAATAGTCATTTCTTCTTCCATGTTTTGCTTCTGCAACAATGTTGTGGAATTGCTGATAAAGTCTGCTCTTTTTCTAGTACAGGAGATTTGCGTTGGTATCCTGGGGAACATGGCTTGTTACAAGGAGACCTGCCAGTCAATCACTAACAATGATAATCTTGTGTGAGTACTGGTACATGTGCTATGCTGCATATTATTGCATCAATAACTAGTAAAAATATTAACTCCCATCCTTAGTGAGCTTTGCTGGTGCAGTAGGATTTTTGGGAAAACTAGATTAAACCTGATTTAAAGATAAGCCCACTGCTTAGAATTCTCCTCTTCTGTTTTGTGTTAACTCTGTTCTCCTCTGTTTTCCTGCAAATGGAACAGTGTATGATAGCATAAGCTGGGCAAATCATAGTTGAGATTTTCAGTTATCATTGATGCACCAGAGGCTTGATCTCACATAAAAGAAGTAATCCCTCTGTAACCTCCCAACATTCATATAGAGCTTGTGAAATTTTGTAATTgacattttaaatgatttatgaGCTCCATGTGGCTGCTTCCTATGTGAAGTTAATCACCAAAATGTCCTTTCTACTTTCTAGATAGAATCAATTCACCAGTAAACTCTACTATTTCTAGTTGAAGGATAGAGTAGAAGGGCTTCACCCTGGATCTTTTTCCTGTGTCTGATGGAGCAACGTGAAGTgaactttgctctgtatctaactgtgctgtacctgacctgtgATTACTTGGCACTGCCTTGAATAACGCAGACTTTGCCAAAATTGTATTCAAACTCCCCAAAAATGATCAGAAGTGTGAAGGCTCCCAATAATAACATTGGTAGCTGTTTCAGTGTATGATATCGGTGATGTGTGGGAACTTTTGAGGTACTCAAATAGGTGTAGACAATATAAGCTCCTGCTTTTTGCAATTTTGCTTCAGTTGCAGATCCTGTCAGATAATTGTGACATCTATTTTGCCTTTTAACACCTGCTAAAAATATTTCAGTTAGCATACGTTAAGTGTCTAGACGGAGTGAATTTGTCCTACGATGAAATGAGAGTTGCCTGTAGCTGGCGTGAGGTGCGACaccaggtgttgcatcttttaagGATTTATTTTGTATTTTCACCACAGATTTGATGTCTTAAAATGAATTCCAAAGTTCCTCTTCTAAATATCCACTCAATCAATGATCGGTATTTAAGAGTCATTCTGCATATCAACTTGCATTGGAAATTCTCATTTTATTTGTAGATCTTTTCCAGCAAGAAGTTGCTATTTGTAGCAGCAGAGTGTAAGATATTGAATACTGGGAGGCAGTATAATTTATTGAACCTAAAAGATTGGGTGAAGGAATTTGAGATTTCATTCCCTGTTTCTTCATTGTTTCTGTTTGGCCGGTTATTTAAAAAGGCTATTATTATAATTATCCTGGGGATGTGAGAGGGAAGGAAATTCAGGAAAAATGTTAGTTGGGAATGAGGGGCGTCTTAGCTGACAATAATTGATTTGTTTTGCTGATTGTCCTGTTTCTTTCCTGTTCCACAGTGAGGTGTTGTTGTTGCTACTAGGAGACACTGACCCACCTACTCTTTTGGAGACCAGCAGGTAGCTTCTTTGAATAGTTTTATGTTGCTGTACCATGTATTCTGTGCACTGAAGTTGTGAAGATTGCATGCTATTTCATTACTTTCCAGCCAAATCACTTAATAAATTAGCTGTATACATACAGAAAACCTAAAATCATACAATTTTATTATAGCAGTAATAGGCCTTCtctggaaactgctgcagtccttataGTGAAAGTACTCCTATGATTCTGTTAGTAGGGAATTCTAAGAATTTGACCCAACAATTTGGAtccaagtcaagatagtgagTAATTTATATGAGAATTTGGAGCTAATGTTGTTTCTATGATGTTGCGGCATTTGTTCCTGTATTAAGGTCATGCAGGTGGGAGGAAAACGAAAGTACAACTAGAAATGTGCAGCAAATCAGTCAGTGTATCAAATTGTGGTTAATGTTTTAGATCAGACATTTCATCAAAACTGGCAGAAATGCCAGTCCTGATGGAAGTGTTAACTTGTCTTTCTCTTTCAGATACTGACTGATTTGTTTATTTTCTGTTATTTTTGGAATTGCTGTCTAGCCCTTTTTCATAGTTGGATTGTGCGCTCTGACTTTGATATGAATCAATTGCCAGTATGTATTGGACAAAGTATCTAATTCTGACCGGTAATATATTTACTGGCCTGGAGCTGGTTACCTGTTGCCACAGTTCGTttgatcctgatcctgatcccGATCGTGCACATAGACATGATTGTTTCATTGCAAATAAGTGGTATTATTTATTGGTATGGGCTGACATGATTTCAGTAAAATATAAATGTGAAATGTATGGTGAAATGTGCCTACTTGAACTGTGAGTAGCAACCAGCAGTAGAACTAAATATCATCCTACCAAACTGGGATTGTGTATGGAAGGAGAATTTTGAACTGTAGAATGAAATACTATTTCTACAGGTCTGCTGCTGGATTGATACAGTCACAATACTAGGATACATTGATACCACTTATGGTTTCTCAGTAATGGTAAATGTTATGGCTAATGTCTCTGTTTGGCAGGTTAATATTGAGCTGTCTTTCTCAACCAGATGTGTCCAGCATCTGggttgaccaaatccacaagcaGTGCTCTGTTCGGGAGAATGTATGCTTCATAATGCAGAGCTCCACAAATGGTAAGTAACTTAATTTTCATGCAAATGAGTTAGTCAAGATGCATGTGAATGGAGGAGTCTGCATCATTATTatgcttatttttattttctcagTTCTTATCTACAGTGGGACAATGTGTGTCTGAGGTTTTGTGGGGTGGAGGATTGTGAGGTTGAAAAAGAAGGTGCacatgtgcatgcatgtgaaatTGAAACAGAGTGTGGACTGTTGCATTCTTCTGGTGACATGCTTGCAGTGTTAGTGATCTGTGGGAGGTACTCAGTCATGGCTCAATAGTACCACTCTCACtgttgagtcagaagattgtgggttcaagcccactCCAGGAGTTTCagcacaaaatttaggctgaAACTTCAGTGCAGCAGCTAAGGGAGTGCCCCACTGTTGGAGTTGCTATCTTTAAATCAAGGCCATGTTTGCCTTCTCAGGTGATTATAAAAGATTCCATGTCACTACTTTGAAAAagaacaggagagttctccccaatatcctgaccaatatttatccctcagccaacacccaaaagaacaggttatctggtcctTATTGCACtaatgtttgtgggaccttggtgtgcacaaattggctgccgtgtttcctacattacaacagtgattacacttcaaaaatacttaattggttgtaaagcactttgggatgacctgaggtcattaaaggcattatataaatgcaagcccttcTTCCTTTCTGGATGGTTTTGTTATCAGTATACAGTTTTTGATGTATGCTGCCCAGACCTATAATTGCTGCAATCTTACCTGTAGTGTTGCTGACTAAGCCTGGGTGCAGTTGCAAAGAATCAATCTGGACAGCATTGTTTTTAAGGTTGGTGATCATTTGTCTTTTCTCTGATTAAGCTGACTTGTTGGGGAAGATTGGAGAGATGGTCGATAAACTCTTCGACTTGGACAAGGAGCTAATGCTAAGCTGGGTCAGGGACTCAAAAGAGTTGCCTGATGCATCGACTACAGAACAGCAGAAAACAGCTGAGACTGCAATGGTCCCTTGCTTATTGGAAGCAGCCAAACAACTCAGGTAAGTTTTGGGAAAAGGATATGGTCGCAGTATCCAGGGCGCCAGAGTAGCTTGGTATAGTGAATGTAAACCCAGTGACATTTTCTGTCCCTTTTTCATATTTTCCCCCATCCCAGTAGTTGAAGAATTGTctggggattgggtttagggggCGGGGGTAGTTGTCACTTGAATTTCATTAACGGATGTATGAAATTTCATACTAGGTCCAGTTGAACAGTGTAAAAAGCATTACGAAGCACTATTACAATCTTGGAAAGTTCTTGCTGTTTTCTCATTGAAAGGTTTGGCAGTGGTTATTTAAGCAATCTCTGTCACTTAACTATCAGAAATatgtgctgtttcacttttttgcCCTGATTTAGAGACTGTTATCCCAGCTAAATTTCAATTTATGTAGAATGCCCATTATGTTTCCAAACTACTCCAATGAAAATATTACATACCAGCCTGGGCTAAAACAACCAATTGAATGTATTTATAAAATCAAGTGGAAATTGAAATATGTACAAAATTAGATTAATATTAAAATGCATGACAATAAAGTACAGATCTGTCTCTAGGATTGGATGAGTCTCTTGTTGAACAATGGCATTTCACCTCTGAATTGGCCTCAGATGCAGCTTGGTTTGGTAGTGTGAAAGCCTCCCATCTGTTGACTGTGTGGTCTTTAGGAAATCATGGCACGAAACTGTGCTTAATGCAGTACTGAATTGACAATGTCATCAAGAGACCACAGGGTGGTCAGTTTAGAGAATGGTAAAATGTCATGTCTATTAAGCAGGGAATATTATCCTGAGTTTAATGCTGAGGATTACTGTTGGAGCTACATCGAACTTGCGCTATACCTGACCTTGGTGCTAATGATGGGTGCCTCAGATGGAGTGCATTCATTTTCCAGCGCTAAAACTGTTTGGCTTGATGGACACAAAAAGTAATACAAAGAAAGCCTAGAGCTACAGGTAGTAGGACAGCCTGCTGACACAGAATGAAATATCACTCACCTGGACCAGTGAGGTGTCAAATCATCAGTAACTGAGGTTCTTTTTTATTTGATCTTgaaatgtgagtgtcactggcaaagccagtatttattgcccatccctaattgtccttgagaaggtggtggtgagccaccgtcttgaactactgcagtccatgtgtagatacacccacagtgctgttaggagggaattccaggatttggacccagcgacgatgaagaaacagtgatatggTTCCGAGTCAGGTtgttagtgacttggaggggaacttgcaggtggtggtgttcccaggttgGAGGATCTGTGAAATGGGAAGATGCATTGTTGCATGCATGTAAAATTGGGATGGAAGAAGTGAGGACGTTAAACTTCCAAACATTCCTGGGacctaacctgtccaattacTGAGGGCTGTGTTTTCTGTTGCATGCATAGGATGCTGGTTGGTGTATTTtggtctcattgctgtttgctgtTGTTTAGGTCAGACAGCATTGAGGGCTTAGAGGTTTACATGCATATACTGCAGCTGCTCACTACAACAGATGAAGGAATTCAGGCAATAGGTAACTTTCTTATTCTCCACATTCTTCTCTGCAGCTCTTCCACATTCAGTCCAGTGTTATTAACATTTACTAACTGtgactttcatttttttttcaaattacatCAATTTCTCTCTTCAGCATTAAAGTAGTGTGCACATTTCTTGTTcctaatctttgtgtcatgacTTCATTATGCAAATATGTCACACTGAGCTGAAATTCATTCAACAAATCAGAACTTTGGTGACCACAAAAACTGAGGAAAACccaccaattttttaaaaatgaagaaaatgAAATAACTCATTAAAAGTTTTTCAGAATTATTTTAACTGCATTTAGGTTCTTGTGGCAATCAATGGCGACTGGGCATTTCTCTTGAGCGTTTGTTGCTTTTGTAAGTGTAATTAAATGATTCAATCTATTCTGTTTGTGTCAGTGGAAACCTTGTTTTTAAAGGTCTTGTGTACTTTTGTCGGTTGAGCTCCTGGCTGACTATACAGTATGGATACAGTAGTGGTAAGCAATCCAAAGCAATAATATCTGGGGTATAATCATTTTTCATTTGGAGCTACAGAAGCTCCATTAGAATGTGCCAGTTGAAATCTATAATGCCGGATTGGATACCTATAATCCCAACTGCCGTCTTGCAGGATTAATGAGAGTAGTGGGCCATAATGTGAATGGGAGGGGAGTGAGTAGAGGCTGCCTTATGAAATATATCAAAATGAGCAGTAGTGTGAAACATGTTTCATTCTTGGTTTCTGGTGGCTCTTGGTGAACTCTTGGGTTAGTCTGAAGTCTGGCTCCCCCTATGTAGTTAGTGGAACAACACTGGGATAATTCTCATCACCAAGAACATGGAGAAGCCTAACTTGGTTTTAatggaaaacagaaaatgtagTTTTAATTTTGAAGGGGATGTCAAAACAGGATACTTGCCAGTGTAGTTTTCACTGCATAATGGAGGGGTATTTTGTTCAAAAAGTACTATCCAGACTTTCCTCGCCTTTTAAATGTGCACCTGACAGAGTTTCATTTGCTAACTGCTTCCaaatgaatctctctccttatagTGAAAACTCCAGACAAGGGAGAAGCAACCTGGACTCTTCTGTATGACATTGTTCGGACTGACCTTTGCCAAGATGATGACCCATCGATCATTGTAGAGGAGCAGGCAAGTGTGCTGTCCTCCACACTGGCTGTCCTTTCAGCATTGTTTGCTTCATATATGGAAGAGAATTACGCCAAGATTGAACAGAGTGAGTTCAGCATATATTGGGAAAGATGATGGGAGACAGGGTATAATAAATTGTACATGACATCATGTGGTGATGACGTTCCTTATTGAGGTGATCAAACCAAGCCCAAATTAAGATAATTACAATCCTTGAACGATAGTTATAAGAGCAGAATAATATTACCCTGTCCCTACTTGAGTTGAGTCATAACCTGACTGGTAATATCTTCTTTATAGCTCTACTTTGCTACTGACCTCTTACAATCACCTATACTTATATTGGTCTTGTAATTGATAAATACTCAACCTCTGAACTTGAAACCTCAATGTGAAGGAGCAACTTATCTCCAGAAAACTTCATTACATTATTATGCAGAGGcagtttactagaatgataccaaggATAAGGACTtaggttatgtggagagactggagcaactGGGATTCTTCTGCTTAGAACAGAGaatgttaagaggagatttagcagaaatgttaaaaatgatgaaggattttgatagagtaaatagtgTCAAACTGTTGTCACTAGCAGGAAGGTTGGTAATCAGAAGGTAATTAGCCAAAGAATCATATGGGGAAATGAGATATGTTTTAATGCAttgagttatgatctggaatgcactacatgctggaagcagatccaatagaaccttcacagaatcacagtgcagaagaggcccttcggcccactgagtctgcaccaacacgtgagaaacacctgacctacctaatcccatttgtcagcacttggcccatagccttgaatgttatgacgtgccaggtgctcattaaaggatgtgaggcaacctgcctccaccaccctccctggcagtgcattccagaccgtcaccaccctctgggtaaaaagatttttcctcacatccccctaaacctcctgcccctcaccttgaacttatgtcccctcgtgactgatcctttaaggggaacagctgctccctatccaccctgtccatgcccctcataatcttgtacactttttttcccccaatttacagaccaccctccacaccctttacagaccaccttccacgcCCCCATGTTACAGAGCACCTTACACACCCACTTTAGAGACCACCTCCCACAACccctttacagaccaccttccacaaccCCACTTTACAGAGGTTCTTCCAAAACCCCAAAAGGATTTGGATATacagaaaacatttgcagggctgttGGGAAGAAGcaagggagtggaactaattggatagctctttcaaagaacaccACAGCCACattggctgccttctgtgctgtatgattctataaattcctcctttaagaccttccttaaaatccacctctttgaccaagcctttggtgaCTTCTCCTTATGGCTCCTTTGACTGTATGCCATTTTCTTTTGATTACATCCCtaaggtgctttgggacattaTTCTAAGTTTAAGGGCCTTATATCAATGCGAGTTATTGTTGACATAGTTCATTCTCCACTGAGAATTATTAGCATGGAGCTCAAACTGGCTGAAGCAAAGTCCACAGAAAGGACTGAGTAACAATTGTGACTATTTGCTGTTAATCCTATCCAGTTGATCTGCTTAACAATTGTACCACTTATCCAAGTTTGACTCCTATCTGATGTGTATGCTTATTTATGGCCCCGCTGTCTGAAGTGCATGCTTTGCTCAGTTTGGTTGGTTTTGTTGTGACATTCTTCAGCTTATGT
This sequence is a window from Carcharodon carcharias isolate sCarCar2 chromosome 10, sCarCar2.pri, whole genome shotgun sequence. Protein-coding genes within it:
- the saal1 gene encoding protein saal1 isoform X4, which codes for MKIDSEPGLDVLNAGMDRNPSPPPSYESDEETTRVDAIGNTVYSKHWLFSTLMRLIEIVSPEGEETEVAGSRAETELDEDLENEICKVWDMSMDEDVAVFLQEFNATDILLGIIGKSKCPRLTEICVGILGNMACYKETCQSITNNDNLVEVLLLLLGDTDPPTLLETSRLILSCLSQPDVSSIWVDQIHKQCSVRENVCFIMQSSTNADLLGKIGEMVDKLFDLDKELMLSWVRDSKELPDASTTEQQKTAETAMVPCLLEAAKQLRSDSIEGLEVYMHILQLLTTTDEGIQAIVKTPDKGEATWTLLYDIVRTDLCQDDDPSIIVEEQASVLSSTLAVLSALFASYMEENYAKIEQNLPLLSTLLRVLFYAEECQKKPSEGTRRPSADKWSVPSPVSGAQKGKRREGDFHLKILVDICCEFLSEIFMDISKEIVLISFKEGYLSHEICTCAFQHLLPLYHTAVEKFHTILTEIQPDTAEQLLLGFPNLRS
- the saal1 gene encoding protein saal1 isoform X6, which codes for MREPESGREEQLLQRVSLSDLDVLNAGMDRNPSPPPSYESDEETTRVDAIGNTVYSKHWLFSTLMRLIEIVSPEGEETEVAGSRAETELDEDLENEICKVWDMSMDEDVAVFLQEFNATDILLGIIGKSKCPRLTEICVGILGNMACYKETCQSITNNDNLVEVLLLLLGDTDPPTLLETSRLILSCLSQPDVSSIWVDQIHKQCSVRENVCFIMQSSTNADLLGKIGEMVDKLFDLDKELMLSWVRDSKELPDASTTEQQKTAETAMVPCLLEAAKQLRSDSIEGLEVYMHILQLLTTTDEGIQAIVKTPDKGEATWTLLYDIVRTDLCQDDDPSIIVEEQASVLSSTLAVLSALFASYMEENYAKIEQNLPLLSTLLRVLFYAEECQKKPSEGTRRPSADKWSVPSPVSGAQKGKRREGDFHLKILVDICCEFLSEIFMDISKVEKFHTILTEIQPDTAEQLLLGFPNLRS
- the saal1 gene encoding protein saal1 isoform X1 → MREPESGREEQLLQRVSLSDLDVLNAGMDRNPSPPPSYESDEETTRVDAIGNTVYSKHWLFSTLMRLIEIVSPEGEETEVAGSRAETELDEDLENEICKVWDMSMDEDVAVFLQEFNATDILLGIIGKSKCPRLTEICVGILGNMACYKETCQSITNNDNLVEVLLLLLGDTDPPTLLETSRLILSCLSQPDVSSIWVDQIHKQCSVRENVCFIMQSSTNADLLGKIGEMVDKLFDLDKELMLSWVRDSKELPDASTTEQQKTAETAMVPCLLEAAKQLRSDSIEGLEVYMHILQLLTTTDEGIQAIVKTPDKGEATWTLLYDIVRTDLCQDDDPSIIVEEQASVLSSTLAVLSALFASYMEENYAKIEQNLPLLSTLLRVLFYAEECQKKPSEGTRRPSADKWSVPSPVSGAQKGKRREGDFHLKILVDICCEFLSEIFMDISKEIVLISFKEGYLSHEICTCAFQHLLPLYHTAVEKFHTILTEIQPDTAEQLLLGFPNLRS
- the saal1 gene encoding protein saal1 isoform X2; translated protein: MTLLRSILCLDVLNAGMDRNPSPPPSYESDEETTRVDAIGNTVYSKHWLFSTLMRLIEIVSPEGEETEVAGSRAETELDEDLENEICKVWDMSMDEDVAVFLQEFNATDILLGIIGKSKCPRLTEICVGILGNMACYKETCQSITNNDNLVEVLLLLLGDTDPPTLLETSRLILSCLSQPDVSSIWVDQIHKQCSVRENVCFIMQSSTNADLLGKIGEMVDKLFDLDKELMLSWVRDSKELPDASTTEQQKTAETAMVPCLLEAAKQLRSDSIEGLEVYMHILQLLTTTDEGIQAIVKTPDKGEATWTLLYDIVRTDLCQDDDPSIIVEEQASVLSSTLAVLSALFASYMEENYAKIEQNLPLLSTLLRVLFYAEECQKKPSEGTRRPSADKWSVPSPVSGAQKGKRREGDFHLKILVDICCEFLSEIFMDISKEIVLISFKEGYLSHEICTCAFQHLLPLYHTAVEKFHTILTEIQPDTAEQLLLGFPNLRS